From Draconibacterium halophilum, one genomic window encodes:
- a CDS encoding RNA polymerase sigma-70 factor, whose amino-acid sequence MLAELAKGQERAFDYIFRKYYKALCAQATVYVKDIDTAQGIVQESFIKLWGKREQAESIKNLPSYLTSMVRNQCIDYMRKVNVINKTHQQQSLNDEAENTTENLVLAHEFEEKLIVALSNLPERCRIAFEYSRFEELTYPEIAEKMDISVKGVEALISRALKTLRTELKDYLPLLLLLYKISQL is encoded by the coding sequence GTGTTAGCAGAGCTTGCCAAAGGGCAGGAAAGAGCTTTTGACTATATTTTCAGGAAATATTACAAAGCACTTTGTGCGCAGGCAACTGTGTATGTAAAGGATATTGACACTGCTCAGGGAATCGTTCAGGAATCGTTTATAAAACTGTGGGGAAAACGCGAACAGGCCGAGTCAATAAAAAATCTGCCCAGCTATCTGACATCTATGGTGCGTAACCAATGCATCGATTACATGCGAAAGGTAAACGTAATTAATAAAACACATCAACAGCAATCGTTGAATGATGAAGCCGAAAATACTACCGAGAATCTGGTACTTGCTCATGAATTCGAGGAAAAATTAATTGTAGCATTATCGAATTTACCGGAGCGCTGCCGAATTGCATTTGAATATAGCCGGTTCGAAGAGCTCACTTATCCTGAAATTGCTGAAAAAATGGATATTTCGGTAAAAGGGGTGGAAGCACTGATTAGCCGGGCATTAAAAACACTGCGCACCGAACTAAAAGATTACCTCCCCTTATTACTTCTGCTATACAAAATATCTCAATTGTAA
- a CDS encoding Crp/Fnr family transcriptional regulator gives MKRSRLNSKTINLRFIHIFKHLTLDELEEISKDLELVELNVGETLYRPGQKLKGIYFIERGVLKQFKIGSKNKEQIYQLLSYNEMVGFDSALNQIPATEFTTCMEKARLIFVPIKIVTKLFAHSVQVRKMLLEQSSRELRVAQNTIISFSQKSNRQRIIDLLLDLRERFNLDEDNMINVPIKRFEIAGHIGANEENTIRIISDLRKRRLIQTKGRKIGILKLQRFGEAYR, from the coding sequence TTGAAAAGAAGCAGACTAAATAGTAAAACCATAAACCTTCGGTTTATTCATATATTTAAGCACTTAACGCTTGATGAGCTGGAAGAAATAAGTAAAGACCTTGAGTTGGTTGAACTGAATGTTGGAGAAACCCTTTACCGGCCCGGTCAAAAATTAAAAGGTATTTATTTTATCGAACGCGGTGTTTTAAAACAATTCAAAATTGGTTCTAAAAATAAAGAACAAATCTATCAGTTACTCAGCTATAACGAAATGGTTGGCTTCGATTCGGCACTTAACCAAATACCTGCTACCGAGTTTACAACCTGTATGGAAAAAGCCCGTCTGATATTTGTACCTATTAAAATTGTTACTAAACTTTTCGCCCATAGTGTTCAGGTTAGAAAAATGCTATTGGAACAAAGCAGTCGCGAGTTAAGAGTTGCTCAAAACACCATTATTAGTTTTTCTCAAAAATCAAACAGACAGCGAATAATTGATCTCTTACTGGATTTGCGCGAGCGATTTAATTTAGATGAGGACAATATGATTAACGTTCCGATAAAACGATTTGAAATCGCCGGGCACATTGGAGCTAACGAAGAAAATACAATACGAATAATATCAGACTTAAGAAAAAGAAGACTTATACAAACCAAAGGTAGAAAAATAGGAATTTTAAAACTTCAAAGATTTGGCGAAGCCTATCGTTAA